CGACGCGCCGTCGGCTCGCGGTTCACGATCGTGATCGGGCGAACCAGCTCAGGAGCGAGCGCGTGCAGTCTTCCGCCATCGGCAGACAGGGGGCCTGGCCATGCGCGCACTCCAGGTTCAGAGGAAAACGTGCCGAATCCCTGGCCAGCTACGGTCACCAGAGCTTGTTTCTCGCCGAGTCAGCACCGGAGGTGCGTGCGCGTGGGAAAGCCATCAGGACAGTATGGCCCCGGTTGCCTGCCGGGGCCATACAGGCGAGCCCGCCCGAGGCAGGGCTGCCGATCCCGGAGCACGTCCTGTGCCCGTTGCTCTACAAACAGTGGAACCTGACCATCGAGGGCGTCGCTCCCCACGAGATCTACGTGGCCCGGCGCCCTTTCGACTGGACGGGTGACGGTGACCGTTGGGAGCGGATCACCGCGCCTACGCGACGCGGACTCCTCCGGTTGCTCGGGCACCGCCTCCAGGGGACCGACCCGACCGACGCCTCATCAGCCAGGGATGCCTGTGTTCTGCTGCGAATCCTGTAGTGAAGGCAGGGGTATCCGTGATTGAAGGTCCCCGCAGAAGTCAGGGGATTCCTTGCGGGACGGGAACGTTCGCGGTCAGGTCTGCGATGTAGGACCGACTCGCGCTCCAGGGGGTCAGTTCCACACCGAAGGAGCTTTTCCCACCGTCGAGCAGGTGGACGAGCTTTCCGGACACGTGGACCACGTCACCGGAGCGGAACGCCCCGGTGTAAGCGCCCAGGTAGGAGCGCAGATAGCGAACCCTACTGGCGAAGGTCTGCGGGTCGTCCACGGTCGCGCTGAGGACCCTTTCCACGTTGATCTCGTAGAGAGCGGGGGTGGAAACCCCCTCGGAGTGATCGGTGACCGTCGCCAAGAGCGTGATCTCACCGATCTCCTTTGCCTGAAGCCCGTGCAGGGGTCCGGCGTCATCCTCTCGAAGAGGCTCACAGTTGATATGCGCGCCGGATCCGGTAGTGAGGCCCTGGAGCTTGCGTTGCTCTTGTTTGAGGAGTGTGTCGAAGCCGCTGCCTTCCATGTACTTCGCCCTGCGCAGGTAGAGAAGAGTTTGGTTCTCTCCCGCATAGGGTTGGATCAGATTTGAGGAGCCGAAGAGTTTCCGTGCCGCTCGGTATCCCTCTTTCCCGTAGCAGACGAGGTCGATGTCCGATCGTTTATTCGCGCATCCCACCAGGAAGGATCCGGTGATGCCGAACAGGTCGAGCTGTTGCCGTTGGTCGAGGTGTCGGGCGATCGTGAGGAGATCCCTTCCCACGGAAAGATTCTCGTAGTCTCTTGGTTCGACCAGCAGTGCGCGTAAGGTCTCGCGTGCCGAGTAGTGGTGGGCCACGTGGCTACGTGGTACCCCTGTGATGACACATCCCAACATCTCGGAGTACACGTAGCACTCGGGTCGGTCAGCCAGGATGCCGAACGACTTGGAGACCACGCTGTTCTGGCGGTAGCTACGGCCGAAGAGGCTCCGATCGCCGCGCGCGTCAGGGTAGTACTTCACGTAGCCGAGGTGGTGGGATTCGGGGTGGGAGTCTCCGATGACCTTGAAGATCATCCCGTCCTTGTCGAGAAGGTAGTCACGGTCGCGGATGGGGTTTTCCCGACGTGTCTTCGAACTCACTGAGCTTTGGGAAAAGTCCGGTGTCAATCGTTCGGGACTTCGCATACTCATCGACTCCCAACGTGAAAAGCTTCCTTCGGTAGAGCCATTTCCTCTGCTTGTCCGGGCGGGTGCCCTGTCCCGGTTTCGGTCGCATAAGAGCGAGGAAGAAGAAGCATTTGACCAGCAGGAAGTCACCCAGATAGAGGCTCAGCGCCTGCCCGGAAAGGCTCTTGGCCACCTCGTCCAGAGCGCTGACGTAGCGGAGACGTTGCTCGGGGCTGAAGGCGTAACCTCTGCCGCCGCCTTTGAACGCCGCGATGTCGAGCATCGGGTAGACGTCGTACCCCAGGGGTGCTGGTGCGTGGTGCTGCCAGTCGATGACCGTGTCGTCGAAGACGTTGGGCAGTCCGTAGTCCAGGTGGCTGTGGCACATGGGCACTTCCGACAGCCGGTCCACGGCCTGGTCGATGAGGGAGTGCACGACAGGTGTGTCCAGGTCCGGGTTCTCAGTGAAAACGACGGCGGTGAACCCCGCGTCCGAGAACCAACGACGAAGA
This DNA window, taken from Nocardiopsis exhalans, encodes the following:
- a CDS encoding phosphotransferase, which encodes MSEWELVKDRTASAGAVWRSADGQYFKRTGGSEVTEESGHQSLLSELGFPVPQPTQSGTDGTLNYFIEPSAGQRTLHELALEQGRASNGRVGDALVDRSAEISAKLLQAQARNPLPTDEVSLRRWFSDAGFTAVVFTENPDLDTPVVHSLIDQAVDRLSEVPMCHSHLDYGLPNVFDDTVIDWQHHAPAPLGYDVYPMLDIAAFKGGGRGYAFSPEQRLRYVSALDEVAKSLSGQALSLYLGDFLLVKCFFFLALMRPKPGQGTRPDKQRKWLYRRKLFTLGVDEYAKSRTIDTGLFPKLSEFEDTSGKPHPRP